In Oncorhynchus keta strain PuntledgeMale-10-30-2019 unplaced genomic scaffold, Oket_V2 Un_contig_21779_pilon_pilon, whole genome shotgun sequence, the following are encoded in one genomic region:
- the LOC127921209 gene encoding gamma-aminobutyric acid receptor-associated protein-like 2: MKWMFKEDHSLEHRCIESAKIRSKYPDRVPVIVEKVSGSQIVDIDKRKYLVPSDITVAQFMWIIRKRIQLPSEKAIFLFVDKTVPQSRSGTLSTQWNHLKWHL, translated from the exons ATGAAATGGATGTTCAAAGAGGATCATTCCCTGG AACATCGGTGTATAGAGTCGGCCAAAATACGCAGCAAGTACCCAGATAGGGTTCCG GTGATCGTGGAGAAGGTGTCTGGGTCTCAGATTGTGGACATCGACAAGAGGAAGTATTTGGTCCCCTCTGACATCACGGTGGCCCAGTTCATGTGGATCATCAGGAAGCGCATCCAGCTGCCCTCGGAGAAGGCCATCTTCCTCTTCGTCGATAAGACCGTGCCTCAGTCCAGGTCGGGAACTCTAAGCACTCAGTGGAAtcatctgaaatggcacctttAG